Proteins co-encoded in one Dreissena polymorpha isolate Duluth1 chromosome 12, UMN_Dpol_1.0, whole genome shotgun sequence genomic window:
- the LOC127852164 gene encoding uncharacterized protein LOC127852164 has translation MQNAVDKSDTDPKQETRIIRQTKKYLVPINEERWKQLSKNALSVVFDRTRHLQCVVSVLCLDISESMSTGNAWGQAKMFVNDFLTGLEESKSKDDRILDDYVALVTFGHETKIQQALTNDFNSIRCQMERIALGGPSPLYGGLMMSHACTTSANENAPSFHGLILTPTLIVITDGRPTETRLLAGPDVQDESHMEEILSDVATAVREIDRANNLIFFIGVGDYNKSFIENTSAIIASKIYTFKDGRRLAKHGYFESLLTSQGCNMAVNRLTSLSAEDKEDINFCRSDTRRRAEEDCGCLFEASHDTDLPALGTRVRMHQFDNRQTSDLNGPGTVVGHLDGQVFVTWDLNDLTL, from the exons ATGCAAAATGCAGTGGATAAATCCGACACAGATCCAAAACAAG AAACGAGAATTATCCGACAGACGAAGAAATATCTCGTGCCCATTAACGAAGAAAGATGGAAACAATTGTCTAAGAACGCTTTAAGTGTAG TATTTGACCGAACAAGACATTTACAATGCGTTGTGTCAGTCCTTTGTTTGGATATATCCGAGAGTATGTCGACTGGAAATGCTTGGGGACAGGCCAAAATGTTCGTGAATGATTTTCTAACTG GACTTGAGGAAAGTAAATCAAAGGATGACAGGATATTAGACGACTATGTTGCTTTGGTAACCTTTGGACACGAGACAAAAATACAACAGGCTCTGACAAATGACTTCAATTCAATTCGTTGTCAGATGG AACGCATAGCGTTAGGCGGACCAAGCCCTCTTTACGGTGGTTTAATGATGAGCCATGCATGTACGACAAGTGCAAATGAAAACG CTCCAAGTTTTCACGGACTTATTTTGACACCAACACTCATTGTCATTACTGATGGTCGTCCGACGGAAACCAGACTACTTGCCGGACCAGATGTTCAGGATGAGAGTCATATGGAAGAG ATTCTGTCAGATGTGGCAACAGCAGTTCGAGAGATCGACAGAGCAAATAATCTCATTTTTTTCATAGGCGTTGGTGATTATAACAAG TCTTTTATAGAAAACACGTCTGCAATAATTGCATCTAAAATCTACACTTTCAAAGATGGGCGAAGACTTGCTAAGCATGGATATTTCGAG TCACTGTTGACGTCACAAGGCTGCAATATGGCAGTCAATAGATTAACAAGCCTTTCGGCAGAGGATAAG GAGGATATCAACTTTTGTCGGTCAGACACAAGAAGGCGTGCAGAAGAAGATTGTGGATGTTTGTTTGAAGCCAGCCACGACACAGACCTTCCAGCGCTTGGTACACGAGTTCGAATGCATCAATTTGACAACAGACAAACATCTGACCTCAATGGGCCTGGAACTGTTGTAGGGCATTTAG ATGGACAGGTTTTCGTTACATGGGATTTAAATGACCTCACACTTTAA